From Scytonema millei VB511283, the proteins below share one genomic window:
- a CDS encoding tetratricopeptide repeat protein: MTSHFSSTPQLPIAPSALPSLAMYRVIFICCVTFAVLLFPLNAQAQPAANTLEMHNHQTKFRSVEDLFKQGVYQTLVGKYRAAIANFSQVILLQPDNATAYANRGLALAARGDRQDALKDFDRALSLNPDSAIAYYNRGFTLSKLEDYHGAIADFDRAIRIDPKDPSAYHCRCLVRYKLGDMVGVAEDLRTVAQMYLQRGKFDAYTSLLAELKSLHELSHPKREQGAGSSDQLSVTSYQ; encoded by the coding sequence GTGACTAGTCATTTCTCCTCTACCCCTCAGCTCCCGATCGCTCCCTCAGCTCTCCCCTCACTAGCTATGTATCGAGTTATTTTCATCTGCTGCGTGACATTTGCGGTTTTGCTGTTTCCGTTAAACGCTCAGGCTCAGCCAGCAGCGAATACTTTGGAGATGCATAACCATCAAACTAAATTTCGATCGGTAGAAGACTTATTCAAACAAGGAGTATATCAAACGCTAGTGGGAAAATATCGAGCTGCGATCGCAAATTTTTCTCAGGTTATTTTGCTCCAACCCGACAACGCTACAGCCTATGCTAATCGCGGTTTAGCGCTGGCTGCTAGGGGCGATCGCCAAGATGCATTAAAGGATTTCGATCGCGCTTTATCGCTAAATCCAGATTCGGCGATCGCCTATTACAACCGAGGTTTTACGCTTTCCAAGCTCGAAGACTATCACGGTGCGATCGCTGATTTTGACCGTGCTATTCGCATCGATCCTAAAGACCCAAGTGCTTATCACTGTCGGTGTCTCGTGCGTTATAAATTAGGTGACATGGTAGGTGTAGCAGAAGATTTACGCACGGTTGCTCAAATGTATTTGCAACGCGGCAAATTCGATGCTTATACCAGCCTGCTTGCTGAACTCAAATCTCTCCATGAATTAAGTCACCCGAAAAGGGAGCAGGGAGCAGGGAGCAGTGACCAGTTATCAGTGACCAGTTATCAGTGA
- a CDS encoding nuclear transport factor 2 family protein has protein sequence MEFRSSMAAITQTEIIRSLIGLFEAMDVESAMTYFTEDALYRFGNHSPAVGKAAIASVIEANQFSRIARTSFEINEIWEIDDAVICQMETTHTCDRSKAIAIPCAIVFRMEDDLVREMRVYIDASPLNRKCEG, from the coding sequence ATGGAATTTCGATCCAGTATGGCAGCTATTACCCAAACAGAGATTATCAGAAGTTTGATCGGTTTGTTCGAGGCAATGGATGTAGAGAGTGCCATGACTTATTTTACTGAAGATGCCCTATATCGATTTGGCAATCATTCCCCGGCAGTGGGGAAAGCCGCGATCGCATCCGTAATCGAAGCAAATCAGTTCAGTCGGATCGCACGAACTTCTTTTGAGATCAATGAAATTTGGGAAATTGACGATGCTGTGATCTGCCAAATGGAAACAACTCATACGTGCGATCGTAGCAAAGCGATCGCAATACCATGCGCGATCGTCTTTCGCATGGAAGACGATCTCGTGCGAGAAATGCGCGTCTACATTGACGCTTCTCCCTTAAATAGAAAATGTGAGGGATAG
- the coaE gene encoding dephospho-CoA kinase (Dephospho-CoA kinase (CoaE) performs the final step in coenzyme A biosynthesis.), protein MTYDLRLTTYDLRIIGLTGGISTGKSTVAQFLATEYHLPVLDADIYAREAVQLGSPILDAIAQRYGTNILQADGTLNRQQLARIIFNDSTEKQWLERQIHPYVRDRFEQEISKLSVPTVVLVIPLLFEAEMTNLVTEIWVVFCSPQQQIDRLIQRDNLTVEQAQARINSQVPLSEKCDRADVVLDNSSTLEDLRQKVDLAIKKFKGEG, encoded by the coding sequence GTGACTTACGACTTACGACTTACGACTTACGACTTACGAATCATTGGTCTAACTGGTGGAATTAGTACTGGTAAGAGTACTGTTGCTCAATTCTTAGCAACTGAATATCATTTACCAGTTCTTGATGCAGATATTTATGCAAGAGAAGCCGTGCAACTTGGTTCGCCAATTTTAGATGCGATCGCCCAGCGTTACGGTACAAACATCTTGCAGGCTGATGGGACGCTGAATCGTCAACAACTAGCGCGAATTATCTTTAACGATTCTACAGAAAAGCAGTGGTTAGAAAGACAAATTCATCCTTACGTGCGCGATCGCTTTGAGCAAGAAATAAGTAAATTATCTGTCCCTACAGTGGTATTAGTTATCCCTTTGCTATTTGAAGCAGAAATGACAAATTTAGTCACAGAAATCTGGGTTGTTTTCTGTTCGCCGCAACAGCAAATAGACAGACTGATACAGCGTGATAATTTAACTGTAGAACAAGCACAGGCGCGAATTAACAGTCAAGTGCCGTTGTCGGAAAAATGCGATCGGGCTGACGTTGTTTTGGATAATTCTTCTACCTTGGAAGATTTGAGGCAAAAGGTAGATTTAGCGATAAAAAAATTTAAGGGTGAAGGGTGA
- a CDS encoding M56 family metallopeptidase, producing the protein MHTIMILAALAVAWNVRQNWSSASGDWQQRWKQTLWFFLFPPLILAIAGISVLFMGTQGSMLGLSVGWYSYGLTVIGFIVAIALGVKLAWQGWQAVRQTRTYPQEQVEGASCRILATPVLFSALVGFWRPELVVSQGLLYVLTPEQLAAVIAHEQAHYHYRDTFWFFWLGWVRTCTGWLPQTEALWEELLLLRELRADSRAAQQVDPLTLAESLLLVVRSAIVPMTSFCAAFSAASQAERLNERINALLEPSAPSSQPQFNWSWLWLLLALLPLVTLPFHS; encoded by the coding sequence ATGCATACCATCATGATTTTGGCTGCACTGGCAGTAGCTTGGAACGTGCGACAGAATTGGTCGTCAGCTTCAGGTGATTGGCAACAACGCTGGAAACAAACGCTATGGTTTTTTCTTTTTCCTCCACTAATATTAGCGATCGCCGGAATCTCGGTATTATTCATGGGAACCCAAGGCTCGATGCTGGGTTTATCTGTAGGTTGGTATAGCTACGGACTGACAGTAATTGGATTTATCGTGGCGATCGCGCTGGGAGTTAAACTAGCATGGCAAGGCTGGCAGGCTGTGAGACAGACTCGTACTTATCCCCAGGAGCAAGTAGAGGGAGCATCTTGTCGGATTTTAGCAACTCCCGTTCTGTTCAGCGCCTTAGTTGGCTTCTGGCGACCGGAATTAGTTGTCAGCCAGGGATTGTTATACGTCCTCACCCCAGAACAGTTAGCCGCTGTAATTGCCCACGAACAAGCGCATTACCACTACCGAGATACTTTCTGGTTTTTTTGGTTGGGTTGGGTACGGACTTGTACCGGATGGTTGCCTCAGACAGAAGCGTTATGGGAAGAATTATTACTGTTACGGGAACTGCGGGCAGATAGTCGGGCGGCTCAGCAAGTCGATCCGCTGACTTTGGCAGAATCTTTGTTATTAGTCGTGCGTTCCGCGATCGTGCCAATGACGAGTTTTTGTGCTGCTTTCAGCGCCGCTAGTCAAGCAGAGCGGTTGAACGAACGCATCAATGCTTTATTAGAGCCATCAGCACCTTCCAGCCAACCGCAATTTAATTGGTCTTGGTTGTGGTTGTTATTGGCTCTTTTACCCTTAGTTACCCTACCATTTCATTCATAA
- the petJ gene encoding cytochrome c6 PetJ → MRTIALALLLVVAICTLIFPSAALAADIANGAKVFNSNCAACHMGGRNVVMATKTLQKDALEKYSMNSLEAIINQVTNGKNAMPAFKGKLNAQQIEDVASYVLEKSEKGWS, encoded by the coding sequence ATGCGAACGATCGCGTTAGCTTTGCTATTGGTTGTTGCTATCTGTACTCTAATTTTTCCCAGTGCAGCTCTAGCAGCAGACATAGCCAATGGAGCCAAAGTGTTTAACAGTAACTGCGCTGCTTGTCACATGGGAGGGAGAAATGTGGTGATGGCGACAAAAACGCTACAGAAAGATGCTTTAGAAAAATATAGTATGAATTCCCTAGAAGCAATTATCAACCAAGTCACCAATGGTAAAAATGCCATGCCTGCCTTCAAAGGAAAATTAAATGCCCAGCAGATTGAGGATGTCGCCTCTTACGTGCTGGAAAAATCCGAAAAAGGATGGAGCTGA
- a CDS encoding BlaI/MecI/CopY family transcriptional regulator, which yields MSPLPNYRPKQLSLGPLETEILNIVWELDRVTVKDVHDRILADPDRELAYTSVTTVLRRLTEKGWLACDKQERVFYWRPLVTKEQAQVIEAHEKLHRFLAVGNPDVVAAFADSLDRTSLEQLDAIAKRIQAARQQREEK from the coding sequence ATGTCCCCGCTGCCTAATTACCGTCCCAAACAGCTATCTCTTGGTCCATTAGAGACAGAGATTTTAAATATCGTCTGGGAACTCGATCGCGTGACTGTCAAGGACGTACACGATCGCATTCTTGCCGATCCCGACCGAGAGTTAGCCTATACTTCTGTCACGACTGTACTGCGCCGCTTGACGGAAAAAGGCTGGTTGGCTTGCGATAAACAAGAACGAGTTTTTTATTGGCGACCGTTGGTAACGAAAGAACAAGCGCAAGTGATAGAGGCGCATGAAAAGCTACATCGCTTTTTGGCGGTTGGCAACCCTGATGTTGTGGCTGCCTTTGCCGATAGCCTCGATCGCACTAGTTTAGAACAGCTCGACGCGATCGCGAAACGCATTCAAGCCGCACGCCAACAACGGGAGGAGAAGTAA